In Desulfomonile tiedjei DSM 6799, a genomic segment contains:
- the treZ gene encoding malto-oligosyltrehalose trehalohydrolase: MASETIPVARYEGNGKCRFCVWAPIRNAVELHIVSAQERFITLDRDDRGYYSATATDVHPGDLYFYRLDREEEFPDPASRFQPQGVHGPSQVMSSEYAWKNDAWRGIPLKEYILYELHVGSFTPEGTFDGVEKRVAELRDLGVTALEIMPVAQFPGERNWGYDGVYPFAVQNSYGGPEGLKRLVDACHGAGLAAVLDVVYNHLGPEGSYLSKFGPYFTSRYHTPWGDAVNFDGPYSDEVRRYFIQNALYWLEEFRFDALRLDAIHGILDFSAKPFLEELSSAVHDLRERTNRHIYLIAECDRNDSRVTLPGACGGYGIDAQWNDDFHHALHVLLTSENQGYYADFGSLTHMAKAYREGFVYSGQYSIFRQRSHGIPSTMLTGEQLVVCSQNHDQVGNRLLGDRLTSLVPEDALRLAAGAVILSPFIPLLFMGEEYGEKAPFQYFVSHSDPDLVRAVREGRKMEFEAFRWQGECPDPQSQAIFQTAQLTPSLKEAAPHDKMYAYYRKLIDLRKTVQSLADLDKESMEVTEYEAQNVLVLRRWALDDEVIEILHFSASSSSITLQIPSGTWNTILDSGDPVWGGHGISLDDEFISRGEIVTRVHPYAFIVLRKMRSAV; encoded by the coding sequence GTGGCAAGTGAGACTATTCCGGTAGCCCGTTATGAAGGTAATGGAAAATGCAGGTTTTGTGTTTGGGCTCCCATCAGAAATGCCGTAGAACTGCACATTGTATCGGCACAGGAACGCTTCATCACGTTAGACCGAGACGATCGGGGCTATTATTCCGCGACTGCAACGGATGTACATCCTGGTGACCTCTATTTTTATCGCCTCGATCGTGAAGAAGAGTTTCCCGACCCCGCTTCACGGTTCCAACCCCAGGGGGTGCACGGGCCTTCGCAAGTTATGAGTTCCGAATATGCGTGGAAGAACGATGCTTGGCGCGGAATTCCGTTGAAGGAATACATTTTGTACGAATTGCACGTTGGAAGCTTCACTCCCGAAGGAACATTCGATGGTGTAGAAAAAAGAGTTGCGGAACTGAGAGATCTCGGAGTCACAGCACTGGAAATTATGCCTGTGGCACAATTTCCGGGGGAACGAAATTGGGGATATGACGGTGTTTACCCATTTGCGGTTCAAAATTCCTACGGTGGACCTGAAGGCCTTAAAAGGCTTGTTGATGCATGTCATGGTGCAGGTTTGGCCGCAGTTCTGGATGTGGTTTACAATCACCTGGGACCCGAAGGAAGTTATCTGAGTAAATTCGGGCCTTATTTTACTTCGCGCTATCATACTCCGTGGGGCGACGCCGTAAATTTTGACGGCCCATACAGTGATGAGGTCAGGCGTTACTTCATACAAAATGCTTTATATTGGCTCGAAGAATTTCGATTCGATGCTCTCCGCCTTGATGCCATTCACGGCATTCTCGATTTTTCGGCTAAACCATTTCTTGAAGAACTGTCGAGTGCAGTACATGACCTGAGAGAGCGTACCAATCGCCACATTTACTTGATCGCTGAATGTGACCGAAACGATTCTCGTGTGACTCTGCCCGGAGCTTGCGGTGGATACGGAATCGATGCCCAGTGGAACGATGATTTTCATCATGCATTACACGTTCTGCTCACCAGTGAGAATCAAGGTTACTATGCGGATTTTGGAAGCCTCACCCATATGGCGAAAGCCTACAGGGAAGGATTCGTCTATTCGGGACAATACTCGATTTTCAGGCAACGCAGTCACGGAATACCATCAACCATGCTAACAGGGGAACAGTTGGTCGTATGCAGTCAGAACCACGATCAGGTGGGCAACAGGCTTCTGGGCGATCGGCTGACATCTCTTGTACCCGAAGATGCTTTGAGGCTTGCGGCCGGTGCCGTGATCCTCTCTCCTTTCATTCCTCTCCTTTTCATGGGGGAAGAATATGGCGAGAAAGCTCCATTCCAATATTTTGTAAGCCATTCAGATCCCGATCTCGTGCGTGCAGTCAGGGAAGGGAGAAAAATGGAATTTGAGGCTTTCAGGTGGCAGGGGGAATGTCCGGATCCTCAATCACAAGCCATTTTCCAGACTGCGCAACTTACCCCATCCCTGAAAGAAGCTGCTCCTCATGACAAAATGTATGCGTATTATCGGAAACTCATCGATCTACGCAAGACAGTGCAGTCCTTGGCCGACCTTGATAAAGAGAGTATGGAAGTCACTGAATATGAAGCTCAAAACGTGCTTGTCTTAAGGCGCTGGGCACTGGACGACGAAGTAATTGAGATCCTTCATTTCAGTGCAAGTTCTTCTTCAATTACGCTGCAGATTCCTTCCGGAACATGGAATACGATATTAGATTCAGGCGATCCGGTCTGGGGGGGGCATGGGATCAGCCTGGACGATGAATTCATATCCAGGGGAGAAATAGTGACACGTGTCCATCCATATGCGTTCATAGTCTTGAGAAAGATGAGGTCTGCAGTGTAA